In Cryptococcus neoformans var. grubii H99 chromosome 9, complete sequence, a genomic segment contains:
- a CDS encoding endoplasmic reticulum protein codes for MRLRNSLSSCLQTALPSSLHTNMVRRDSKESTRNEKKDWGEMTPEAIQALCLANAPRSLLYRHPILRRFYLVIFVLTTLLFLLPFWSLLYLPRSNRPRRSWTLQRCLRVRWSRRLCGVVARCEIDYLGRDLNLDLVPMRLTHSHPVTIPPAPLYLLQGHPKEMLELLHQSRGSWDPHFIYRANRAATDVWGAWNSRDEKELSKEYGFEAVKAFWFTGEKGAPDEKPKPRQDGDPIMLHFHGGGYLCGTAAETDLTSSICKALVNYSPIHHILSVDYRLAPVGPWPLPLLDAISAYHYLVKIEGIAEQDIIIGGDSAGGHLAMALTRWLRDEGNHVGLSMPRGVVLMSPWADLGFTNAWGAEEYKYNADSDTIDDTFGPFACSLLLRALPLSILYSSPYLSPASSTVSATSIFNNFPPTYIVYGGAERLAKSTETLYSRIQLARRAADKVHVPDRLFASPDAVHDFMIFPWMAREASQVYEDLDKWLRGLLTTDICSPEAASKDSLKQSKEITDQRRLTRQRTLESFRSHKSPRMCAAPDSGMLELVQDMQEEGMSMIEIPKLDLGSTAFAEI; via the exons ATGCGCTTAAGAAATAGTCTTTCCTCTTGTCTGCAGACAGCCCtgccctcttctcttcacaCAAACATGGTGCGAAGAGACTCGAAGGAATCAACTCgaaatgagaagaaggactGGGGTGAAATGACGCCGGAAGCCATCCAAGCTCTCTGC CTCGCCAATGCACCACGCAGCTTGCTATATCGCCACCCAATACTGCGGCGATTCTATCTTGTAATATTCGTACTCACCACCTTGCTCTTTCTCCTACCGTTTTGGTCTTTGCTTTATCTCCCGCGCTCCAATCGTCCCCGGCGGTCATGGACTTTACAACGTTGTTTACGTGTGCGCTGGAGCCGAAGACTATGCGGCGTTGTGGCTAGATGCGAAATAGATTATCTTGGTAGAGATTTGAATCTGGATTTG GTTCCGATGCGTTTAACGCACTCACACCCAGTGACAATCCCACCAGCCCCCTTATATCTCCTTCAAGGGCACCCAAAGGAAATGTTAGAGCTGTTGCACCAATCACGAGGGTCTTGGGACCCTCATTTCATCTATAGAGCCAACAGGGCAGCCACAGACGTGTGGGGCGCTTGGAATAGTCGAGACGAGAAGGAGCTGTCGAAAGAATACGGGTTTgaagctgtcaaggctTTTTGGTTCACCGGGGAAAAAGGCGCACCAGATGAGA AACCTAAACCTCGCCAAGACGGCGATCCAATCATGCTCCATTTCCATGGCGGTGGATATCTTTGCGGCACGGCAGCCGAAACAGACTTGACTTCCTCCATCTGCAAAGCTCTTGTCAATTACTCGCCCATCCATCATATCCTGTCAGTCGACTATCGGCTAGCACCAGTCGGACCTTGGCCATTACCTTTACTCGATGCGATCTCCGCTTATCATTACCTTGTAAAGATAGAGGGAATAGCAGAGCaggatatcatcatcggtgGCGATTCAGCTGGCGGGCACCTTGCTATGGCGTTGACTCGGTGGTTGAGGGATGAAGGCAATCATGTCGGCCTCAGTATGCCTAGGGGCGTCGTTCTCATGAGTCCATGGGCCGATTTGGGATTCACCAACGCGTGGGGTGCGGAAGAATACAAGTACAACGCAGACTCGGACACT ATTGACGACACCTTTGGGCCATTTGCTTGCTCACTGCTTCTTCGTGCTCTCCCCTTATCCATTTTATATTCCTCGCCATATCTTTCACCAGCGTCTTCCACCGTATCGGCCACAAGCATCTTCAACAATTTTCCACCAACCTACATTGTTTATGGCGGAGCAGAGCGGCTTGCGAAATCGACGGAAACGTTATACTCACGAATACAGCTGGCTCGTCGAGCGGCGGACAAGGTCCACGTCCCAGACAGACTATTCGCGAGCCCAGATGCGGTACATGACTTTATGATCTTTCCATGGATGGCGAGAGAAGCCTCACAGGTGTACGAAGACTTGGATAAATGGCTGCGAGGACTCTTAACTACTGATATATGTAGTCCGGAAGCGGCTTCAAAAGATTCTTTGAAGCAATCGAAGGAAATCACAGATCAACGTCGACTAACTAGGCAGAGAACATTGGAAAGCTTTAGATCTCACAAATCCCCACGAATGTGCGCTGCGCCTGATTCTGGAATGCTCGAGTTGGTCCAGGACatgcaagaagagggaatGAG CATGATTGAGATACCGAAACTCGACCTGGGCTCGACCGCTTTCGCTGAAATATAG